One bacterium CG_4_10_14_0_2_um_filter_33_32 genomic region harbors:
- a CDS encoding type IV pili twitching motility protein PilT — MLDSPEKIKANEQKVNLEDLLEITVGRSASDLHLLVGTHPTIRVDGRLIPLDEYPILTQNLAEKLIFTMISEEQKEIFLKEKELDLSIALGDEARFRVNLFYQRGTMGAALRLIPRKIRTLQELGLPIICEEFTKTSQGFVLVTGPTGHGKSTTLAAMVESINEEKPYHIITVEDPIEYVHTSKKSVVDQREMHLDTYSWSIALRSVLREDPDVILIGEMRDLETIASAITIAETGHLVFATLHTNNAAQTVDRIIDVFPPRQQPQIRMQLAGSLLGVVSQRLIPKIGGGRAVAAEVMVATPAIRNTIREGKTHQINNIIQISADKGMTSIDKSLSSLVRNGEILFEDARPYAIDGTYFEKLARGIH; from the coding sequence ATGTTGGACTCACCAGAAAAAATTAAAGCCAACGAACAAAAAGTAAACCTAGAAGACCTATTAGAGATTACAGTCGGTAGGTCCGCCTCTGATTTGCATTTATTGGTTGGCACCCACCCTACCATAAGAGTTGATGGAAGATTAATACCTTTGGATGAATATCCGATATTGACTCAAAATTTAGCCGAGAAGCTTATTTTTACCATGATAAGCGAGGAACAGAAGGAAATATTTTTAAAAGAAAAAGAATTAGATCTTTCAATCGCCTTGGGTGACGAAGCAAGATTTAGAGTAAACCTTTTTTATCAGAGAGGCACAATGGGGGCTGCTTTAAGATTAATACCAAGAAAGATTAGAACCCTTCAAGAGCTAGGACTGCCTATTATTTGCGAGGAGTTTACTAAAACTTCTCAGGGTTTTGTATTGGTTACGGGTCCAACTGGTCACGGCAAGTCTACAACTTTAGCAGCAATGGTTGAAAGCATTAATGAAGAAAAGCCTTATCATATTATTACCGTGGAAGATCCTATTGAATATGTTCACACATCAAAAAAATCGGTTGTAGATCAACGGGAAATGCACTTAGATACGTATTCTTGGTCTATCGCCTTACGTTCGGTTCTTCGAGAAGATCCAGACGTAATTTTGATTGGAGAAATGAGAGATTTAGAGACAATTGCTTCTGCGATTACTATCGCAGAAACCGGTCATCTGGTATTCGCAACTCTGCATACAAATAATGCTGCCCAGACAGTTGATAGAATAATCGATGTTTTTCCTCCCCGTCAGCAGCCCCAGATAAGAATGCAGTTAGCTGGTAGTTTACTTGGCGTTGTTTCACAAAGGCTTATTCCTAAAATAGGCGGAGGAAGGGCAGTAGCAGCAGAAGTTATGGTTGCAACACCCGCCATAAGGAATACTATTAGGGAAGGCAAAACCCACCAGATAAATAATATTATTCAAATAAGCGCAGATAAAGGCATGACGTCTATAGATAAAAGCCTTTCATCTTTAGTAAGGAACGGTGAAATATTATTTGAAGATGCTAGGCCTTATGCTATAGATGG